Below is a window of Entelurus aequoreus isolate RoL-2023_Sb linkage group LG07, RoL_Eaeq_v1.1, whole genome shotgun sequence DNA.
ttaagtgagcaggatAAGGCGTCCTATCCATTTGGCGTCTCCATCTTCATTAATTTGCAAAATACATGCCAATCAttaaacgcccacaatactgggaggagaagatagcaatataattatttagcacgcacaatgtgatttatcaacactcatcaccgttttgagagcactattttgcgttttatttagcatgtgTGGGAAGGACGTGGAAACTgacacagttccacacacggctgtgcTCGTGCTGCACAGACAGATAAGGATGCCCAGTGCCACCAAGACATTGTTTTGGCCTCCACATCTCTGAAAGGGTACTGAATTGTTTAGCCTTTCTGTCTGAGTAACACGTTCAACCAGTTAATGCTCAGAACAGAAGCATATTATCATTAGgaatacaaacacacaaaaggGCAAATGTCATAGTGTGTTTGCTTCCTTTCACTGCCATAAAATGACTGGCGGAAATACAATGATGTAAGTCAAATACATTTGTCCTGTAAAAGTCAACCAAAGTTTATATGGGTTGTAAAGAAGAACAGCCATACATTTCCTAAGGGTTATAAGTGCAACAATACATGAATAACAGGTCAATTTTCTTTTTAAAGCATTTCAACTGACTCTTACAGCTACAATAGTGTTCATTTACTGAGATCCAATAGAAAAACTGTATGGCTTGCTTGCAGTTTAAAACGATAGATGAGTTCAGCATCATAAAcgcttttcccaaaaatattttgctTTCAGATTAAATTTCAGGATGAAACTAAATACACTGCAACCTTTATAGGTGAACTTAATTTGAACATCTCAAAACCTTTGAATGCACATGTCCAACTGTTGAATGTTTCAGTACATTTTGCTAAACTTGCTATTTCTAACAAGCTGAATGGCAAAATTCACAGGAGGTGAACTTCTTTAAAGCGTTTTCCAGTCTCTCTCTATCTCTGGAACCTGTTGATGACCATCTGTGACATTCTAAGCTCAGTGGTTACTTTCCTCTGAGAACATCCTGTTTAAAACCCCACAAGATACTCTTGATCAATTGTCAGGCGTTGTCATGGTCTcatgtagggatgtaacgatatgaacttTTCATATcgtggttattgtgaccaaaattatcacggttatcactATTAACACaaaattgttgaatgtgctcaaaaagtactgatACACACATCAACATATTTTAACCAAATGTTTTtcaatcaaaaaaatatatacacacacaccaaatactttcttggcagaagaaacaatTAATATTGTTCTGGCATCTTGAGatccatattgtttttgttttagtgaTTTAATATGTTTATCATcctccattttaatttgtaaatgttttgatgaagaaaaaaaaatgtttgtttgggCACTCCACTTAAAGTTTATTAGACGTCACATGGTCTACTTCCTGTTATTGTTCCTTGAAGGCTACTGTGGATCGATTACTTTGTGCaaagagagcacagcctgtaggttcaaGGTGCACACTTTAATAGCTTAGTTGTTCAAACACCAatgtgtttgtacaagtttagattTGTATAAACTAGGTTACGCAGTTTCTTAATGGGGGAATACATTAATGTCtcctgtattcatgttagcatttagtaTAGATAGTGAGCTAGCACTATCTTGCTTCTTCAGTAAATGAGCAATGTCAACAGTTCGTGAgtctatcaaagtgtggttatcaatcacggttttatcataatttcaatttaaacGGTAATAATAAACCGTagggagttttaccgcggtttatcaatATACCATTTATTTTTACATCCCTAGTCTGATGATGTTCAAACGtgaacagcatgatgaaaataaccTTTTCTAATTGAAGCAGGAAATGTATTGGTTGATTCATGGATCAAACACCTGTTGTGAATTTTTAAATACTGAATTAAAATATTGAAACATTGACCAACGTTTTTTATTAGATTCACCTGTATAGGTtgtagtgcattttttttttctaacgtataaataaatatataataacttTTGTGAATGGAatttttattttggtattttaatTACAGAATATTCCTTGAAAGGGGCAAACAGTTTGAAGCCTCAGTATGATTCAATGCACTTTTACAATGCGGCAAACTATAACTGCATTATTGAACATATTTTTAAATCAATATATCTTTGATAGTCTTCTTCAAAACACTGGTAACACAGTCTTTGTTTAGTCTGAATGTTTGATACAGCTCTTGTATTGAACATCCCTAGATTGTGCCGTTGTACTTAATCAATTGGCTGTTGGGTGTACATCAGAACATCAAGAGGCACTTAATTTCCAAAGCCATCAACTAGAGTAACTCAAAATGCCAACTGAGGAAGCAGGCAGGGCCATCAAACATAAAGTGAATTTTTGAATTCACTTTGAAAGTGCATTCGTATATCCACGGGGCAGGTTAGAAAGGGAAACAATACTGTAATCTGTTTTCCAAGCCACTGTTTCTGTGTCACTGCAATGCTTTTCAACTCACCCTATTTTCTATGAACGTAATCTCCCAAGTCTCTCTTATCTATGTCGTATAAAGGACAGGCTACAACCATTAGTAAGAGAGACGAGAGTATCTTGATGGCTGCTGTGCCCCAGAAGAGCACCATTAGCTATAAAAACATCCGTAAACTGAATGCTGTGTCTCTATAGCCTTGACATTGTACATAAATTGTCATATGTCCTGAAAAATGTGGCACATATTACAGAAGCAGTGGGAGTCTTTTTTGGGCCACAAAGTCAGCCACACACAcgcgtacacacatacacacacacacacacaggcatacACATGTACTTGCAACCATATAAAAGAGGTGCTCTTACCCGAGGGTTGTCATAGTAACGATGGTGTACCAGAAGGAGGCTGGGATACTGGTGAATTTACTGGAGCTTGAGCCCTTCTCTGCGTAGAACATGACGGTGGCAAATATAATTATGGCCATCGTAAGGGAGAAGAGCAGGAAGCCCAGCTCTGAGGCACAGCTTTTCAGAGTGTAGCCTAGAATGCGAAGGCCCTGAGAGTGACGGGAGAACTTAAAGATACGAAACACACGGAAAACTCGGAGCGTCACAAAGGCGCCGCTCACGTCCTCGTTGTCAGTCATCACCAGGCCGATGTAGTAGGGCAAGATGGCCACCACATCTATGATGCTCATGACAGACCTCATGAAGCGGTAGCGGCTTGGTGCAGCAAATAAGCGCATCAGGTATTCCACAGTGAAGATCATGACGCAGGCCGTGTCCATGCAGAAGAAGGCCACGGTGTAGCGCTCGCCGCATGGCACTTCCTTATGGTTGGGTACCGAGCCGCAGGGAACCGTCTCTACCACATTAGTGATAACAGAGATGGCGATGAAAAAGCCAGTAACGTAATAGAAGACTAGGGCCATTGTGGACGTGTGAGGGTTCTCAAAAGCCCGCCACATTGTCTCCCTGAAGGTCATGTTGGGCAGCTTAGCATCCTTATTGTCCTCCTGGTCATCCATCAGACGCTCTGCATTTTCCCTCTTTCTATCCTTGTACTCTTCGTAGCAGCAGTCACCAATGATCTCCGCGACAATGCCAAAGAAAGACAGCTCTTCATCATAGGAGGAGATGCATTCATTGCGAGGATAGTGGAGCTTGCCCGTGCGGTAGAAGTTAAGTACGCTACGAAACATATCTGGATCCCGGTCAAAGAAGTACTCTTTTGTCTCTTCGTTGTAGAAGAACTCCTTCTCGGAACTGCCTAATAGGGTGTCTGGATAGCGGTCTAACGTATTCCTCCAGGTTTGGAAGCGCCGTCCACTGACATTCAGAATGATTAACTCATCCTGACGTTTGTTCTTCTCAGCTGGTGCCATGGGCATAGGTAGATTAGCCACAGGCATCCAGCCAATGGCCGCCGCCCGGGCGAAAGGAAGCCATGCCGCCACTCCCGCCGCCATACTGTCTCCGGCCTGGGGCGTAGGGGGGAACAAGTCCTGCACCTTCACAACCAGCTTGACCTTAGCTCATTCACCAACTAAAGAAACAGAGAAAGCAAGGCAATGCAGGAGAGAACAGCAGAAAAGGAGGCATGTCACCAGAATGGAGACAATTTAGTGTTACTTTACAACTTTTTAAGTGGAAAAACAGCCATGTGAGAAAAGGTGATTAATGTTCTACAGAAAGAAACTGCAGAAGGTGGAAAACACTGCACAAAAAAATCATTGGCTGACCCCTGCCCTCCTCAACTGCCATCTAAAACTCCAGTTGTCTCAGCAGGGCCAAAAACATCTCAAAGGATCCCATCTCTTTAACCTGTTGCCCTCTGGCCAAAATAAAAATACTCTTTAGACACAAACAACCACTTTCTTTTTCCCTGTTTATGTTTTTATACAGTGGTTTTATATTTGTACTTTTTAATTGTACATATAGTATTTTATATTATACTAACTATGTGTTTACTGTTACGTACTCAAATCTCATTATACTGTGCATAATGACAATACAGGCTTTCTATT
It encodes the following:
- the LOC133653935 gene encoding potassium voltage-gated channel subfamily D member 3-like isoform X2; this translates as MAAGVAAWLPFARAAAIGWMPVANLPMPMAPAEKNKRQDELIILNVSGRRFQTWRNTLDRYPDTLLGSSEKEFFYNEETKEYFFDRDPDMFRSVLNFYRTGKLHYPRNECISSYDEELSFFGIVAEIIGDCCYEEYKDRKRENAERLMDDQEDNKDAKLPNMTFRETMWRAFENPHTSTMALVFYYVTGFFIAISVITNVVETVPCGSVPNHKEVPCGERYTVAFFCMDTACVMIFTVEYLMRLFAAPSRYRFMRSVMSIIDVVAILPYYIGLVMTDNEDVSGAFVTLRVFRVFRIFKFSRHSQGLRILGYTLKSCASELGFLLFSLTMAIIIFATVMFYAEKGSSSSKFTSIPASFWYTIVTMTTLGYGDMVPKTIAGKIFGSICSLSGVLVIALPVPVIVSNFSRIYHQNQRADKRRAQKVQKARLARIRISKTGSSSAFLHNKRNGLFNEALELTGSIEDEQQINKSTSLLESQRHHLLHCLEKTTNHEFVDHQYYQQSYMDAGLQNYPSRSPSLSSQEGVTGTCCTRRSKKHHSPLANASAPALMQPLTHAHQQGLQELSTIHIQPLSTSRSSLNMRLDEQAPLNCQGSQITTAIISIPTPPVTTPEGDAHLPAGPAHQNVVKVSAL
- the LOC133653935 gene encoding potassium voltage-gated channel subfamily D member 3-like isoform X1, which encodes MAAGVAAWLPFARAAAIGWMPVANLPMPMAPAEKNKRQDELIILNVSGRRFQTWRNTLDRYPDTLLGSSEKEFFYNEETKEYFFDRDPDMFRSVLNFYRTGKLHYPRNECISSYDEELSFFGIVAEIIGDCCYEEYKDRKRENAERLMDDQEDNKDAKLPNMTFRETMWRAFENPHTSTMALVFYYVTGFFIAISVITNVVETVPCGSVPNHKEVPCGERYTVAFFCMDTACVMIFTVEYLMRLFAAPSRYRFMRSVMSIIDVVAILPYYIGLVMTDNEDVSGAFVTLRVFRVFRIFKFSRHSQGLRILGYTLKSCASELGFLLFSLTMAIIIFATVMFYAEKGSSSSKFTSIPASFWYTIVTMTTLGYGDMVPKTIAGKIFGSICSLSGVLVIALPVPVIVSNFSRIYHQNQRADKRRAQKVQKARLARIRISKTGSSSAFLHNKRNGLFNEALELTQLPYKMNLSDQGSIEDEQQINKSTSLLESQRHHLLHCLEKTTNHEFVDHQYYQQSYMDAGLQNYPSRSPSLSSQEGVTGTCCTRRSKKHHSPLANASAPALMQPLTHAHQQGLQELSTIHIQPLSTSRSSLNMRLDEQAPLNCQGSQITTAIISIPTPPVTTPEGDAHLPAGPAHQNVVKVSAL